A window from Bufo bufo chromosome 1, aBufBuf1.1, whole genome shotgun sequence encodes these proteins:
- the LOC120985821 gene encoding intelectin-1-like, which yields MENCLISKKKENILNLLACWNDDTEPPIPDPIMVPYIHGYRSCKEIKLFEPNATDGIYTLTTTVGESYQTFCDMKTHGGGWTLVASVHENDVYGRCTVGDRWSSQQGNRPESPQGDGNWANYATFGSPGGATSDDYKNAGYYDIRAEDLSIWHIPNDTPLSRWKDSALLRYHTETGFLPGEGGNLFQLYKKYPVMYNAGSCLTNNGPDVPVVYDFGSAVTAANYYSPFGRAEFISGFIQFRVFNNEKAALALCPGMKVTGCNPEHHCIGGGGYFPEASPKQCGDFPSYDWDGYGEGSGSSCSKEITESAVLLFYR from the exons ATGG AAAACTGTCTGATTTCCAAGAAGAAGGAGAACATCCTGAACCTACTGGCTTGCTGGAATGATGACACTGAACCCCCTATACCCGACCCCATCATGGTGCCTTATATCCACGGTTACAGAAGCTGCAAGGAGATCAAGCTCTTtgaaccaaatgcaacag ATGGGATATATACCTTGACGACTACTGTTGGTGAATCCTACCAGACCTTCTGTGATATGAAAACCCACGGTGGAGGCTGGACCTTAGTTGCTAGTGTCCATGAGAATGATGTGTATGGAAGGTGTACTGTGGGGGATCGCTGGTCAAGCCAACAGGGAAATCGGCCTGAAAGCCCACAAGGAGATGGCAACTGGGCAAACTATGCCACTTTTGGTTCTCCTGGAGGTGCAACCAGTGATGATTACAAG AATGCAGGATATTATGACATAAGGGCTGAGGACCTGAGCATTTGGCACATCCCCAATGACACTCCATTGTCTCGATGGAAAGATTCAGCTCTTCTGAGATACCACACTGAGACTGGCTTCCTTCCTGGAGAAGGTGGAAACCTCTTTCAGCTATACAAG AAATACCCAGTGATGTACAATGCTGGCAGCTGCCTAACTAATAATGGTCCTGACGTTCCTGTTGTATATGACTTTGGAAGTGCTGTAACAGCAGCTAACTACTACTCACCATTTGGTAGAG CTGAATTTATTTCGGGTTTTATACAGTTTCGGGTATTTAACAATGAGAAGGCAGCGCTGGCTTTGTGCCCAGGAATGAAGGTGACCGGCTGTAACCCGGAACAT CATTGCATTGGAGGAGGGGGATACTTTCCAGAAGCAAGCCCCAAACAGTGTGGAGATTTTCCTTCCTACGACTGGGATGGATATGGAGAAGGCAGTGGATCCAGTTGCagcaaggaaatcacagaatctgCTGTTCTCCTCTTCTATCGCTAA